One window of the Grus americana isolate bGruAme1 chromosome 13, bGruAme1.mat, whole genome shotgun sequence genome contains the following:
- the LOC129212152 gene encoding protein phosphatase 1 regulatory subunit 3E-like has product MDKAGSLHTSVPTPPPRLYLPRNFSCSACLYGSLAEQCKGGCSPDGDAAPPPVVREAAGEKPPPPPRGREPSLPAVPPSPTQRRRAKSLPTPGDRSLRPALQQSPSRRKTVRFADSLGLELTSVHHFCEADLPQVPLPAPPPPRTADLFKTRKPPALGDLEPVLFGPPPPLLEPLFPPQPGASPGFAERVRQHKVRLEWVRAEPAGLRGAVRVLNLAYEKAVSVRYTLNRWASCAEVAAAYQPAGPADGLTDRFAFLLPLGAAAAEANLEFAVRYRVAGAEYWDNNEGANYRLRGRQRFSSAAGPPQDPDSTAWIHFI; this is encoded by the coding sequence ATGGATAAAGCGGGCTCGCTCCACACCTCGGTGCCTACGCCGCCGCCCCGGCTCTACCTGCCGCGCAACTTCAGCTGCAGCGCTTGCCTCTATGGCAGCCTGGCCGAGCAGTGCaaggggggctgcagccccgaCGGTGACGCCGCGCCCCCGCCCGTGGTGCGGGAAGCGGCGGGCGAgaagccgccgccgccgccccgcgggCGGGAGCCCTCGCTGCCCGccgtgccccccagccccacgcagcgCCGCCGCGCCAAGTCGTTGCCCACGCCCGGCGACCGCAGCCTGCGCCCGGCGCTGCAGCAGAGCCCGTCTCGCCGCAAGACGGTGCGGTTCGCCGACTCTCTCGGCCTGGAGCTCACCTCCGTGCACCACTTCTGCGAGGCCGACCTGCCGCAGGtgccgctgcccgccccgccgccgccgcgcaccGCCGACCTCTTTAAGACCAGGAAGCCGCCGGCTCTGGGCGACCTGGAGCCGGTGCTGTtcgggccgccgccgccgctgctggaGCCGCTCTTCCCGCCCCAGCCCGGCGCCAGCCCCGGCTTCGCGGAGCGGGTGCGGCAGCACAAGGTGAGGCTGGAGTGGGTGCGGGCCGAGCCGGCGGGGCTGCGCGGCGCCGTGCGCGTCCTCAACCTGGCCTACGAGAAGGCCGTGTCGGTGCGCTACACGCTCAACCGCTGGGCTAGCTGCGCCGAGGTGGCCGCCGCCTACCAGCCGGCCGGGCCGGCGGACGGCCTCACCGACCGCTTcgccttcctcctgcccctgggcgccgccgccgcggagGCCAATCTGGAGTTCGCCGTCCGCTACCGCGTCGCCGGCGCTGAGTACTGGGACAACAACGAGGGCGCGAACTACCGGCTGCGGGGCCGGCAGCGCTTCTCGTCCGCCGCCGGTCCCCCGCAGGACCCCGACAGCACCGCCTGGATCCACTTCATCTga